A window of the Dunckerocampus dactyliophorus isolate RoL2022-P2 chromosome 21, RoL_Ddac_1.1, whole genome shotgun sequence genome harbors these coding sequences:
- the arl8 gene encoding ADP-ribosylation factor-like 8 — translation MGLIFAKLWSFFCNQEHKVIIVGLDNAGKTTILYQFLMNEVVHTSPTIGSNVEEIVVKSTHFLMWDIGGQESLRSSWNTYYSNTEFVILVVDSTDRERLAISKEELYRMLAHEDLRKAAVLIFANKQDMKDCMSAAEISKYLTLSSIKDHPWHIQSCCALTGEGLCQGLEWMTSRAGLR, via the exons ATGGGCCTCATATTCGCCAAACTATGGAGCTTCTTCTGTAACCAAG AACACAAGGTGATCATTGTTGGCCTCGACAACGCTGGGAAGACAACGATCCTCTACCAGTT TCTCATGAACGAGGTGGTCCACACGTCTCCCACCATCGGGAGCAACGTGGAGGAGATTGTGGTGAAGAGCACTCACTTCCTCATGTGGGACATCGGAGGACAGGAGTCTCTCAGGTCCTCGTGGAACACGTACTACTCCAACACAGAG TTTGTCATCCTGGTGGTGGACAGCACAGACAGGGAGCGTCTGGCCATCTCCAAAGAGGAACTCTACAGGATGTTGGCTCATGAG GACCTGAGGAAAGCAGCTGTGCTGATATTTGCCAATAAGCAGGACATGAAGGACTGCATGTCGGCGGCAGAGATCTCCAAATACTTGACTCTGAGCTCCATCAAAGACCACCCCTGGCACATCCAGTCCTGCTGCGCACTGACAGGAGAAGG TCTTTGTCAGGGTCTGGAGTGGATGACCTCCCGGGCTGGACTAAGATag
- the maf1b gene encoding MAF1 homolog, negative regulator of RNA polymerase III b produces MKLLENSSFEALSSRLCAETGESRILGRIESYSCKMAGDDKHMFKQFCQEGEPHILEALSPPQSTGTTSPSQLAKSSEDGENPLSDKCCRKTLFYLIATLNESFRPDYDFSAARAHEFSREPSLNWVANAVNSSLFSAVGDFNSVGPELWSAIDQEINLHACDIYSYNPDLDSDPFGEEGSLWSFNYFFYNKKLKRIVFLTCRSVSVLSAYGCDSLDNELDMELEDDDEMDALTEDRCPRALCV; encoded by the exons ATGAAGCTGCTGGAAAACTCCAGTTTTGAAGCCCTCAGCTCGCGTTTGTGTGCAGAAACAGGAGAGTCTCGCATTCTTGGCAG GATCGAGAGCTACTCCTGCAAGATGGCGGGAGATGACAAACACATGTTCAAGCAGTTCTGCCAGGAGGGGGAGCCTCACATCCTGGAGGCTCTGTCCCCGCCTCAGTCCACCGGTACCACCAGCCCCTCTCA GCTGGCTAAAAGCAGCGAGGACGGGGAGAACCCCCTGAGCGACAAGTGCTGCAGGAAGACTCTCTTCTACCTCATCGCCACGCTCAACGAGTCCTTCAGGCCCGACTACGACTTCAGTGCGGCGCGGGCCCATGAGTTCAGCCGGGAGCCCAGCCTCAACTGG GTGGCCAACGCTGTAAACAGCAGCTTGTTCTCCGCTGTGGGAGACTTCAACTCTGTGGGCCCTGAGCTGTGGAGCGCTATAGACCAGGAGATCAACCTGCACGCCTGTGACATCTACAG CTACAATCCTGACCTGGACTCGGACCCTTTTGGAGAAGAGGGGAGCCTCTGGTCCTTCAACTACTTCTTCTACAACAAGAAGCTGAAGAGGATCGTCTTCCTTACGTGTCGCTCGGTCAG CGTCTTGAGCGCTTACGGCTGTGACAGTCTGGACAACGAGCTGGACATGGAGCTGGAGGACGACGACGAGATGGACGCTTTAACAGAGGACAG GTGTCCTCgggctctgtgtgtgtga